In Antennarius striatus isolate MH-2024 chromosome 8, ASM4005453v1, whole genome shotgun sequence, a single window of DNA contains:
- the sec23b gene encoding protein transport protein Sec23B, which yields MATYQEFIQQNEDRDGVRFSWNLWPSSRLEATRLVVPVSCLFTPLKERPDLPPIQYEPVLCSRANCKAVLNPLCQVDFRAKIWACNFCFQRNPFPPSYAGISEMNQPAELMPQFSTIEYIVQRGPPTPLIFLYVVDTCLEEEDLQALKESLQMSLSLLPPNALVGLITFGRMVQVHELSCEGIAKSYVFRGTKELTPKQIQEMLGLTKPSPSGQQGRPMAAPNTTASCRFLQPVHRVDMNLTDLLGELQRDPWPVPQGKRPLRSTGVALSVAVSLLEGTFPNTGARVMLFIGGPPTQGPGMVVGDELKTPIRSWHDIQKDNARHLKKATKYYEAMANRSAVNGHSIDIYACALDQTGLLEMKCLSNLTGGHIVMGDSFNTSLFKQTFQRVFSKDYNSDFRMAFGGVLEVKTSRELKVCGAIGPCVTLNSKSPSVSENEMGVGGTTQWKVCSLNPSTTLGMYFEVVNQHNAPIPQGGRGAIQFITQYQHSNTQRRIRVSTVARNWADAQTQIQHIESSFDQEAAAVLMARLGVFRAESEEGPDVLRWLDRQLIRLCQKFGQFNKDDPTSFRLSETLSLYPQFMFHLRRSPFLQVFNNSPDESSYYRHHFVRQDLTQSLIMIQPILYSYSFYGPPEPVLLDSSSILPDRILLMDTFFQLVIYHGETIAQWQKASYQEMAEYENFKQLLQAPLDDAQEILQTRFPMPRYINTEHGGSQARFLLSKVNPSQTHNNLYAMGQETGAPILTDDVSLQVFMDHLKKLAVSSSA from the exons ATGGCGACCTACCAGGAGTTCATCCAGCAGAATGAGGACCGGGACGGGGTGAGATTCAGCTGGAACCTCTGGCCCTCCAGCCGTCTGGAAGCCACCAGGCTTGTGGTTCCGGTCTCCTGTTTGTTCACACCACTAAAGGAAAGGCCTGACTTACCACCGATCCAGTATGAGCCGGTTCTGTGTAGCCGGGCAAATTGTAAAGCGGTGCTCAACCCACTATG CCAAGTTGACTTCAGAGCAAAAATATGGGCTTGTAACTTCTGCTTCCAGAGAAATCCG TTCCCTCCATCTTATGCAGGAATATCAGAAATGAACCAGCCAGCTGAACTCATGCCACAGTTTTCCACCATTGAGTACATAGTACAG CGTGGACCTCCAACACCTCTGATCTTTCTGTATGTGGTGGACACATGCTTGGAAGAAGAGGACCTCCAGGCCCTGAAGGAATCCCTGCAGATGTCCCTCAGCTTGCTGCCTCCCAACGCGCTGGTCGGACTCATCACATTCGGACGTATGGTTCAGGTTCACGAGCTTAGCTGTGAGGGGATCGCTAAGAGCTACGTGTTCAGGGGCACCAAGGAGCTCACACCCAAACAGATCCAG GAAATGTTGGGTCTAACGAAGCCATCTCCTTCTGGACAACAAGGTCGTCCGATGGCGGCGCCAAACACCACGGCCTCCTGCAG ATTCCTGCAGCCCGTGCACAGAGTTGACATGAATTTAACCGACCTGCTCGGTGAGCTTCAGAGAGATCCTTGGCCCGTCCCGCAGGGCAAACGTCCGCTGCGCTCCACCGGCGTTGCTCTGTCTGTTGCCGTCAGTCTGCTGGAG GGTACCTTCCCCAACACCGGAGCTCGCGTGATGCTGTTTATCGGAGGGCCTCCGACCCAGGGCCCGGGCATGGTGGTGGGAGATGAACTGAAAACCCCCATCCGCTCCTGGCACGACATCCAGAAAGACAACGCCCGCCACCTGAAGAAAGCCACCAAG TATTATGAAGCCATGGCGAATCGCTCGGCAGTAAACGGCCACAGTATTGACATCTACGCCTGCGCCTTGGATCAGACAGGACTGCTGGAGATGAAGTGCTTATCTAATCTCACTGG GGGCCACATTGTGATGGGAGACTCCTTCAACACATCCCTGTTCAAGCAGACCTTCCAGAGGGTCTTCAGCAAAGACTACAACAGCGACTTCCGCATGGCCTTTGGAGGCGTCCTGGAGGTCAAG ACATCAAGAGAGTTGAAGGTTTGCGGAGCCATTGGTCCATGTGTTACCCTTAACTCCAAGAGTCCAAGTGTTTCAGAGAAT GAGATGGGCGTCGGGGGCACAACCCAGTGGAAAGTGTGCAGCCTCAACCCCTCCACCACTTTGGGAATGTACTTTGAGGTGGTGAATCAG CACAATGCACCCATTCCCCAGGGGGGCCGAGGGGCGATCCAGTTCATAACCCAGTACCAGCATTCAAACACGCAGCGAAGGATACGGGTGTCGACTGTCGCCAGGAA CTGGGCAGATGCACAGACCCAAATTCAGCACATCGAGTCATCGTTCGACCAGGAAGCCGCCGCCGTGCTCATGGCGCGTCTGGGAGTCTTCAGAGCCGAGTCAGAGGAGGGGCCGGACGTCCTGCGTTGGCTGGACAGGCAACTCATTCGTCTG TGTCAGAAGTTCGGCCAGTTCAATAAAGACGACCCAACGTCCTTCAGATTGTCCGAGACTCTTTCCCTCTACCCACAG TTCATGTTCCACTTGCGGCGGTCGCCGTTCCTGCAAGTGTTCAACAACAGCCCGGACGAGTCTTCCTACTACAGGCACCACTTCGTCAGGCAGGACCTGACCCAATCCTTGATCATGATCCAGCCCATCCTCTACTCATACTCCTTCTATGGACCACCAGAG CCGGTTCTCctggacagcagcagcatcctgcCCGATCGGATCCTGTTGATGGACACGTTCTTCCAGCTGGTTATCTATCATGGAGAG ACCATAGCTCAGTGGCAGAAGGCCAGCTACCAGGAAATGGCAGAGTACGAGAACTTCAAGCAGCTGCTGCAAGCGCCGCTGGATGACGCCCAGGAGATCCTACAGACGCGTTTCCCCATGCCGCGCTACATCAACACCGAACACGGGGGCTCCCAGGCTCGCTTCCTGCTCTCCAAAGTCAACCCATCACAGACCCACAACAACCTCTACGCCATGGGACAG GAGACCGGCGCCCCGATCCTCACCGATGACGTCAGCCTGCAGGTCTTCATGGACCACCTGAAGAAACTGGCCGTGTCCAGCTCAGCGTAG
- the LOC137600822 gene encoding germ cell-specific gene 1-like protein, producing MKTTRRCRTLLSVGLNFFALFFSITAFITTYWCVGTQRVPKPKCSKLRTHQCIDYGVNETDPNKVVYSWETGDDRFLFRQFHTGIWFSCEENIHDESERCRSFIDLAPASEKGMLWLSLVSEMLYIVLLVVGFSLMCLELVHSSNVIDGLKLNAFAAVFTVLSGLLGMVAHVMYTQVFQVTVSLGPPDWRPYNWDYGWSFCMAWASFTCCMGASVTTLNSYTKTVIEFRHKRKTFEQSIREEHAREAFGYFRERSVHSISKSVDFYPDQTPKSGRKTPIPADSLDLSDIAGSLGEEQC from the exons ATGAAGACGACGCGCAGATGCAGGACCCTGCTGTCGGTCGGTCTGAACTTCTTCGCCCTGTTTTTCTCCATCACCGCGTTTATAACGACCTATTGGTGCGTGGGCACGCAGAGGGTCCCCAAACCGAAGTGCAGCAAACTGAGGACGCACCAGTGCATAGACTACGGGGTGAACGAGACGGACCCCAACAAGGTGGTGTACAGCTGGGAGACCGGGGACGACAGGTTCCTGTTCAGACAGTTCCACACCGGCATCTGGTTCTCCTGCGAGGAGAACATCCACGATGAAA GCGAGAGATGCCGAAGCTTTATCGACTTGGCCCCTGCATCAGAGAAAG GGATGCTGTGGCTGTCGCTGGTTTCTGAGATGCTGTACATCGTTCTACTGGTGGTGGGCTTCAGCCTCATGTGCTTAGAGCTCGTCCACTCCAGCAACGTCATCGACGGACTCAAGCTCAATGCCTTCGCCGCTGTCTTCACCGTGCTATCAG GTCTTCTCGGCATGGTGGCTCATGTGATGTACACGCAGGTCTTCCAGGTGACTGTTAGCCTCGGACCGCCTGATTGGAGGCCCTACAACTGGGACTACGGCTGGTCTTTCTG CATGGCCTGGGCCTCCTTCACCTGCTGCATGGGCGCATCGGTCACGACCCTCAACTCTTACACCAAGACCGTCATCGAGTTCAGGCATAAACGCAAGACCTTTGAACAAAGCATCCGTGAGGAGCACGCCCGCGAGGCTTTCGGATATTTCCGGGAACGCTCTGTGCACTCCATCTCCAAATCTGTGGACTTCTACCCCGACCAGACCCCAAAAAGCGGCAGGAAAACTCCCATACCTGCCGACTCCTTGGACCTGAGTGACATTGCAGGGTCTTTAGGGGAGGAGCAGTGTTGA